Proteins co-encoded in one Spiroplasma gladiatoris genomic window:
- the tyrS gene encoding tyrosine--tRNA ligase, whose product MKSILVELKERDLFNQATNENKIIEAQKEKAGVYCGFDPTADSLHIGHIIPLMNLKRFQDFGFQPILILGGATGMIGDPSFKSSERVLLSTEQVETNVLAIEKQVKKIIPSIEVINNNDWLGKMSLIDFLREIGKDFNLAYLLSKENIASRVEKGLSVTEFSYTMLQAYDFYKLYTMKNCKIQIGGSDQWGNITSGTDYIASRIKRENSKAAGVTLKLLTKKDGGKFGKSESGTLWLDADKTSEYEFYQFFVNQDDDDLETFFKHLTTLNLEEIKNIMEEHNKEPFKRLAQKRLGKEVVSWVHGNSGYEKAIKITEAFFSGDIESLEPNELKSIIRSIPNSESKLGLNIIEFLVEAKIASSNREARELIRDNSITIKNRNNFSENDVIEENFISQEGIIIVKKGKKKYFSVKCI is encoded by the coding sequence ATGAAATCTATTTTAGTGGAACTAAAAGAAAGAGATTTATTTAATCAAGCAACAAATGAAAACAAAATAATAGAAGCACAAAAAGAAAAAGCAGGTGTATATTGTGGTTTTGATCCAACTGCTGACTCTTTGCACATTGGACACATAATTCCTTTAATGAACTTAAAAAGGTTTCAAGATTTTGGTTTTCAACCAATTTTAATATTAGGTGGAGCAACTGGGATGATTGGAGATCCTAGTTTCAAAAGCTCAGAAAGAGTCTTATTATCAACAGAACAAGTGGAAACAAATGTTTTGGCTATTGAAAAACAAGTAAAAAAAATTATTCCTTCAATTGAAGTAATAAATAACAATGATTGATTAGGCAAAATGAGCTTAATTGATTTTTTAAGAGAAATAGGAAAAGATTTTAATTTAGCTTATTTACTATCAAAAGAAAATATTGCCTCAAGAGTTGAAAAAGGTCTAAGTGTTACTGAATTTTCTTACACAATGTTGCAAGCATATGATTTTTATAAATTATATACAATGAAAAATTGTAAAATTCAAATCGGAGGTTCTGACCAATGAGGTAACATAACAAGTGGAACAGATTATATTGCTTCAAGAATAAAGAGAGAAAACTCAAAAGCAGCTGGTGTAACATTAAAACTTTTAACTAAAAAAGATGGTGGTAAGTTTGGAAAATCAGAATCAGGAACTTTATGATTGGATGCAGATAAAACTAGTGAATATGAATTTTATCAGTTTTTTGTAAATCAAGATGACGATGATTTAGAAACTTTTTTTAAACATTTAACAACACTTAATTTAGAAGAAATTAAAAACATTATGGAAGAACACAATAAAGAACCGTTTAAGAGGTTAGCGCAAAAAAGACTTGGAAAAGAAGTTGTTAGTTGAGTGCATGGTAATTCAGGTTATGAAAAAGCAATTAAAATAACAGAAGCTTTTTTTTCAGGTGATATTGAAAGTCTAGAACCTAATGAATTAAAATCAATTATAAGATCAATTCCAAACAGCGAATCTAAATTAGGATTAAATATAATAGAATTTTTAGTTGAAGCCAAAATCGCTTCATCAAACCGTGAAGCAAGAGAGCTAATAAGAGATAATTCAATAACTATTAAAAATAGAAATAATTTTTCAGAAAACGATGTTATAGAAGAAAATTTTATCTCCCAAGAAGGCATTATCATAGTCAAAAAAGGGAAAAAAAAATATTTTAGTGTAAAATGTATATAA